CTGGCACGATTCCCTCCCTGAATCTAGAGACTGGGTATATTGTATTGCTTGGCATGCCATTGACAAACATGTCTGTGTCCTTCTAAATAAATCACCATGAAACACATTTTATCAGGTAACTAATTCtacagtagcttttttttttgacagagtttcgctgttgttgcccagcctagagtgcaatggcataatctcggctcaccgcaacctccgcttcccaggttcaagggattctcctgcctcaggctcccaagtatctgggattaaaggcatgctccaccatgcccggctaattttgtattttcagtatagacggggtttctccttgttggttaagctggtcttgaactcccgacctcaggtgatctgcctgcctcagcctcccaaagtgctgggattacaggtgtgagctaacaTATGTTAATTGTAGAAAAATTATCCGATAAATATAGAAGACCTAGTTCTCTGTATTCTTATTCCTAAGATATAATATTTTGGTGTACATTGCTTCATACTTTTTCCTATGCACAAAgctcttgttttttttaatggataaaattatacatacaaatgtttaacaactggcttttCTCCATTATCAATATATCTTGGACAGTCTAGAGCCATACTTAGGAATGAATTACAATTATTAGCAGagttccctgagggcagggactatttaagtacagtcatgtaccacatgatgtttcagtcaacaatggactgCGTGTATGACAATTatcccataagattatagtggagctgaaaaattcctattgcctagtgatatCAGAGTCATCGTGACATCTTAGTGTAACATGTTACTCATGTTTGTGGcgatgctggtataaacaaacctactgcactgccagtcatataaaagtataacaCACACagttatgtacagtacataatacttgataatgatagtATACAATTATGTTACTGATTTACGTATATactctattattctttttttaagacaaggtcttgctctatcacccaggctggaataaagtggcgctgtcttggctcactgcaacccctgcctcccggttcaagtgattctcctgcctcagcctcctgagtagctaagattacaggtgtgtgccaccatgaacagctaattttctgtttttagtagagacgcagtttcaacatattggccaggctggtcttgaaatgctaacctcaagtgatctgcctgccttggcctcccaaagtgctgggtttatagtcgtgagctaccatgcccagcctaatttttcaaaaaaaaaaaaaagtaagccatTGAAATTTAGTAGTGGGGGGTTGTATACCAACTTAAGTGACACTGAATGTTAATAAGTTCTGATAACCTACTACCATTGGACCAACCTGTACTacaatttttgtcattattttagagtgtactcgggagttatctgtaaaacagcttcaggcaggtccttcaggaggtgtcCAAAACAGGGCATTGATATCATAGGAGGCGACAGCTCCATGCCTGTTGTTGCCCCTAAAGACCTTCCAATGGGACAAGGTGTggatgtggaagacagtgatattgatgatcctgacgcTGTGTAGGCCGAGGCtgatgtgtgtgtctatgtcttggtttttaacaaaaaactactaaaaagtaaaaaaaaaaaaaaaaaattaatggaaaaaagcttctaaaataaggatataaaaaaaatattttcgtacagctatacaatgtgtttgtgttgtaagtgaagtgttattacaaaatagtaaaaaagttaaaaaaatttaaacatttttaaagtaaaaatgttacagtaagctaaggttaacttattactgaagaaaacaattttaattaagTAGTGTAGCTTAAGCGTGCAGCGCTTGTGAAGTCTGCAGTAGTGTATAGTAAtgccctaggccttcacattcactcaccacttacTAAGTCACCCACAGCAGTTTCCAATCTTGCAAGCTCCATTTATTTATGGTAAGTACTCTATAGAagcagatctttaaaaaaaatattttatactatatttttactgtaccttttctatgggCCTGTGAGGCCTGTGGGTTCCCACGTCCCCCAGCTCCCCCCGCAGCCGGCTCCTCAGTGGTCCGCTCCGGTTGCCAGGTGCAGATTCTGTTCCTAACTGAAGGCTGAGTGTTCTTCCCCACTAACTGTGGCCCCGACAGGCCTGGGTTACTGCGGCCACCGCCAGAGCAGCCTTGGAGCTATGGAGGAGCCCGGGGCTACCCCTCAGCCTTACTGGGGGCTGGTCCTGGAGGAGCCACGCAGGGTTGTGGCAGCACTGCCTGAAGGCAGGAGACCAGATTCGAATCCTTATGGATTTCCATGGGAATTGGTGATATGTGCAGCTGTCCTGGGATTTGTTGCTGTTCCCTTTTTCTTGTGGAGAAGTTTTAGATCGGTTAGGAGTCGGCTTTATGTGGGAAGAGAGAAAACGCTTGCTGTAGCGCTTTCTGGACTAATTGAAGAAAAATGTAGACTACTTGAAAAATTTAGCCTTGTTCAAAAAGAGTATGAAGGCTATGAAGTAGAGTCATCTTTAGAGGATGCCAGCTTTGAGAAGGAGGCAACAGAAGCACAAAGTTTGGAGGCAACCTGTGAAAAGCTGAACAGGTCCAATTCTGAACTGGAGCATGAAATACTCTGTCTAGAAAAGgagttaaaagaagagaaatctaaacatTCTGAACAAGATAAGGTGATGGCGGATATTTCCAAAAGGATACAGTCTCTAGAAGATGAGTCAAAATCCCTCAAATCCCAAGTAGCTGAAGCCAAAATGACCTGGAAGAGATTTCAAATGAATGAAGAACAAATGAAGATAAGAATACAAGACGCTTTGAATGAAAATTCTCAACTTCAGGAAAGCCAGAAACAGCTTTTGCAAGAAGCTGCAGTATGGAAAGAACAAGTGAGTGAacttaataaacagaaaataacatttgaaaactCCAAAGTACATGCAGAACAAGTTCTAAATGATAAAGAAAAGCACATCGAGACTCTGACTGAACGCCTGCTAAAGATCAAAGATCAGGCTGCAATGCTGGAAGGAGACATAACGGATGATGGTAACTTGGAATTAGAAATGAACAGTGAATCGGAAGATGGTGCTTACTTAGATAATCCTCCAAAAGGAACTTTGAAGAAACTGATTCATGCTGCTAAGTTAAATGCTTCTTTAACAACcttagaaggagaaagaaaccaAATTTATATTCAGTTATCTGAAGTTGATAAAACCAAGGAAGAGCTTAGAGAACATATTAAAAATCTTCAGATGGAACAAGCATCTTTGCAGTCAGAAAACACACATTTTGAAAGTGAGAATCAGAAGCTTCAACAGAAACTTAAGGTAATGACAGAAttatatcaagaaaatgaaatgaagctCTACAGGAAATTAATAGTAGAGGAAAATAACCGGCTAGAGAAAGAGAAACTTTCTAAAGTAGACGAAATGATCAGCCATGCCACTGAAGAGCTGGAGACCTGCAGAGAGCGAGCCAAAGAACTTGAAGAAGAATTTGAGAGAACTATTCATTTTTATCAAGGGAAGATTATTTCCCATGAGAAAAAAGCACACGATAATTGTTTGGCAGCACGGACTGCTGAAAGAAACCTCAgtgatttaaggaaagaaaatgctcacaacagacaaaaattagctgaaacagagtttaaaatt
Above is a window of Pongo pygmaeus isolate AG05252 chromosome 14, NHGRI_mPonPyg2-v2.0_pri, whole genome shotgun sequence DNA encoding:
- the LOC129011606 gene encoding cTAGE family member 2-like produces the protein MEEPGATPQPYWGLVLEEPRRVVAALPEGRRPDSNPYGFPWELVICAAVLGFVAVPFFLWRSFRSVRSRLYVGREKTLAVALSGLIEEKCRLLEKFSLVQKEYEGYEVESSLEDASFEKEATEAQSLEATCEKLNRSNSELEHEILCLEKELKEEKSKHSEQDKVMADISKRIQSLEDESKSLKSQVAEAKMTWKRFQMNEEQMKIRIQDALNENSQLQESQKQLLQEAAVWKEQVSELNKQKITFENSKVHAEQVLNDKEKHIETLTERLLKIKDQAAMLEGDITDDGNLELEMNSESEDGAYLDNPPKGTLKKLIHAAKLNASLTTLEGERNQIYIQLSEVDKTKEELREHIKNLQMEQASLQSENTHFESENQKLQQKLKVMTELYQENEMKLYRKLIVEENNRLEKEKLSKVDEMISHATEELETCRERAKELEEEFERTIHFYQGKIISHEKKAHDNCLAARTAERNLSDLRKENAHNRQKLAETEFKIKLLEKDPYALDVPNTAFGREHSSYGPSPLGRPSSETRAFLYPPALLEGPLRLSPLLPAGGGRGPRGPGNPRDHQITKERGESSCDRFTDPHKAPSDTGPLPPPWEQDCRMMFPPPGRSYPDSALPPQRQDRFYSNCARHAGPAELRSFNMPSLDKMDGSMPSEMESSRNDTKDNLGNLNVPDSSLPADSEATGPGFVPPPLARIRSPLFPVDMRGPFMRRGPPFAPPPPGTMFGASPDYFPPRDFPGPPRAPFAMRNVYPPRGFPPYLPPRPGFPPDTPTF